A genomic window from Silene latifolia isolate original U9 population chromosome 11, ASM4854445v1, whole genome shotgun sequence includes:
- the LOC141614791 gene encoding protein CASPARIAN STRIP INTEGRITY FACTOR 1-like, which translates to MGFLPLTKNLCLLLLVISASFLSISSAGRQHKFISTTSLTQESLGANEEASKNINENDEFYIHERLLRANTHDYGRYDASPSLPRPRHKLIPN; encoded by the exons ATGGGCTTCTTGCCATTAACCAAGAACTTATGCTTGCTTTTACTCGTTATTTCAGCCTCATTTTTATCAATTTCATCCGCAG GTCGCCAACACAAGTTTATTTCCACGACAAGCTTGACCCAGGAAAGTCTAGGCGCAAATGAG GAAGCATCCAAAAACATAAATGAGAATGACGAGTTTTATATCCATGAAAGGCTGCTGAGAGCAAACACACATGATTATGGAAGATATGATGCATCCCCGTCTCTTCCTAGGCCTCGTCACAAACTCATCCCTAATTAG